Proteins from a genomic interval of Niabella soli DSM 19437:
- a CDS encoding alpha-L-fucosidase — protein MKRIALFMLVCLLAGTAKSQTADKDARMKWWREARFGMFIHWGVYSQWAGVYHGHQQARGGAEWIMNRCKIPVAEYQERAKSFNPVNYNPDAIVKMAKDAGMKYIIITAKHHDGFALFKSNASKWNIADATAYGKDLLKPLAAACKKYGMKLGFYYSQAQDWNNPGGAVARKEMREGWPNPDSAKIDAYTKAHNGHWDPAQETKTFDQYINDVSVPQVKEILSNYGDIAVLWWDTPTNMTDAAAQKLKDVLQLQPNIITNDRLKRPNFPGDTKTPEQKIPTQAELDGTDWETCMTMNGSWGYKSWDHNWKSTETLIHNLVDIASKGGNYLLNIGPKDDGSVPEESVERLAAIGKWMQVNSKAIYATHASPLPDLSWGRCTMKAAGANTALNLFVFDWPSDGKLVVPALQNKVISANLLVNGKALKAKNENGTITVELPAAAPDKIASVVQLVVAGPVANVNSKHSQKMKTGALD, from the coding sequence ATGAAAAGGATCGCATTATTTATGCTGGTATGCCTGTTGGCGGGAACAGCAAAAAGCCAGACAGCCGATAAGGACGCCCGCATGAAATGGTGGCGGGAAGCGCGTTTTGGCATGTTTATCCATTGGGGCGTTTATTCGCAATGGGCCGGGGTTTATCACGGGCATCAGCAGGCTCGTGGTGGCGCGGAATGGATCATGAACCGCTGTAAGATACCTGTTGCAGAATACCAGGAACGCGCTAAATCTTTTAACCCGGTTAATTATAACCCGGATGCGATTGTAAAAATGGCGAAAGACGCCGGGATGAAATACATCATCATTACGGCCAAGCACCATGATGGATTCGCTTTGTTTAAATCGAATGCCAGCAAATGGAATATTGCAGATGCCACCGCCTATGGCAAAGACCTGCTGAAGCCATTGGCAGCAGCCTGCAAGAAATACGGGATGAAACTGGGCTTTTATTATTCACAGGCGCAGGATTGGAATAACCCTGGCGGGGCGGTTGCGCGTAAGGAAATGCGCGAAGGCTGGCCCAACCCGGACTCGGCAAAGATTGATGCGTACACCAAAGCGCATAACGGCCACTGGGATCCGGCACAGGAAACAAAAACATTTGATCAGTATATAAACGATGTTTCGGTTCCCCAGGTGAAGGAAATTTTAAGCAACTATGGTGATATTGCTGTGTTGTGGTGGGATACCCCCACCAACATGACGGATGCAGCGGCGCAAAAATTAAAAGATGTATTGCAACTGCAACCCAATATCATTACTAATGACCGGTTGAAGCGGCCCAATTTCCCTGGCGATACCAAAACGCCCGAACAAAAAATTCCTACACAGGCAGAATTGGATGGAACAGATTGGGAAACCTGCATGACGATGAATGGCAGTTGGGGCTATAAGAGCTGGGATCATAACTGGAAATCTACTGAAACGCTTATTCATAATTTGGTTGATATAGCCTCTAAAGGCGGCAACTATTTGCTGAACATCGGGCCGAAAGATGATGGCTCGGTGCCCGAAGAAAGCGTAGAGCGCCTGGCGGCCATTGGCAAATGGATGCAGGTGAACAGCAAAGCGATCTATGCCACACATGCCAGCCCTTTGCCCGATTTATCCTGGGGCCGGTGTACGATGAAAGCAGCGGGAGCCAATACTGCGCTGAATTTATTCGTTTTTGATTGGCCATCAGATGGTAAACTGGTAGTGCCGGCATTACAAAATAAGGTGATCAGTGCCAACCTGCTGGTGAACGGGAAAGCGCTAAAAGCAAAAAATGAAAATGGAACAATTACGGTTGAGCTGCCCGCCGCAGCGCCTGATAAAATTGCTTCGGTGGTGCAGTTGGTTGTAGCAGGCCCGGTGGCGAATGTAAATAGTAAACACTCACAAAAAATGAAGACCGGGGCATTGGATTAG
- a CDS encoding glycoside hydrolase family 28 protein — MLLLLLFLGFAAQAADIKVTDYGAKGDGTTLNTVAIQKAIDACNAKGGGHVIFPAGRYVSGTVLLKNNVTLQLEKDAWIIGSTDVNDYTNPDPFKDGLGVDVGWALIAAVDVKNVGIVGAGGVDGQGSKLKERQILTDTRPESQRWGRRPFLLRVVRCDGVLVKGVSLNYSAAWTSHYFQSRNLQLEQLKIRSTGVAHNDGIDIDGCQEVRISNCDIVSGDDALCFKTTSSKMKCNNIIVSDMKLKSNQAGIKMGTESMAGFENISIRNCVIYDTKNGGIKLLSVDGAQIRNVIISDIKMMNIRTPILLRLGVRLSVFRKGQDVQQKTGLFEKVVLKNIEAVSADSTQLKAASGILITGIPEHKLSGVTLENIRIELPGGGTADEAGADVPEAIDKYPEVKTFGPVIPAYGIWARHVSNINIKNVSFRLRRSDGRPAVLLQDAQQLRMQGSVLPATKGAVSVFEIKTSRDVVIERSKVGAGPEVFIKADGISKGEINSKENQLPPGMKKR, encoded by the coding sequence TTGCTCTTACTGTTGTTGTTCCTTGGCTTTGCGGCACAGGCAGCCGATATAAAAGTGACCGATTATGGTGCAAAAGGGGATGGCACTACTTTAAATACCGTCGCGATCCAGAAGGCCATTGACGCATGCAATGCAAAAGGAGGCGGGCATGTTATATTCCCTGCGGGCCGTTATGTGTCTGGCACCGTCTTGTTAAAAAATAATGTGACGCTTCAGTTAGAGAAGGACGCCTGGATCATCGGGAGTACGGATGTGAATGATTATACCAATCCTGATCCTTTCAAAGACGGATTGGGTGTGGATGTAGGCTGGGCGCTGATTGCAGCCGTTGATGTAAAAAATGTCGGTATCGTGGGAGCAGGCGGTGTCGACGGGCAGGGATCAAAATTAAAAGAACGCCAGATCCTTACCGATACGCGTCCGGAAAGTCAGCGTTGGGGGCGCCGTCCTTTTCTGCTGCGGGTGGTGCGATGCGATGGCGTGCTGGTAAAAGGCGTTTCATTGAACTATTCAGCAGCCTGGACCTCCCATTATTTTCAAAGCAGGAACCTGCAACTGGAACAGTTGAAAATACGGAGCACCGGCGTGGCACACAATGATGGGATCGATATTGATGGTTGCCAGGAAGTACGGATCAGTAATTGCGATATTGTGAGTGGCGATGATGCCTTGTGTTTTAAAACGACCTCCAGTAAAATGAAATGCAATAATATCATCGTTAGCGATATGAAGCTGAAAAGTAACCAGGCAGGTATAAAGATGGGAACGGAATCCATGGCGGGGTTTGAAAACATCAGCATAAGGAACTGCGTTATTTATGATACAAAGAACGGGGGTATTAAATTATTATCGGTGGATGGTGCGCAGATACGTAATGTTATTATTTCTGATATTAAGATGATGAATATCCGCACCCCCATCTTATTGCGCCTGGGCGTCCGGTTGAGCGTTTTCCGTAAAGGGCAGGATGTGCAGCAAAAAACCGGATTGTTTGAAAAGGTAGTATTGAAAAATATAGAAGCCGTATCTGCGGACAGTACCCAATTGAAAGCTGCGTCGGGTATTCTTATTACGGGTATACCGGAACACAAATTATCCGGGGTTACATTAGAGAATATCCGGATCGAATTGCCCGGCGGCGGTACTGCTGATGAGGCGGGCGCAGATGTTCCGGAAGCCATTGATAAGTACCCGGAAGTAAAAACCTTTGGCCCGGTGATTCCTGCCTATGGTATCTGGGCGCGGCATGTCAGTAATATTAACATAAAAAATGTTTCTTTCCGGTTGCGCAGGAGCGACGGGCGCCCCGCGGTATTGCTGCAGGATGCGCAGCAACTGCGGATGCAGGGGAGTGTGCTCCCCGCAACAAAGGGTGCCGTATCCGTATTTGAAATAAAAACGTCGCGTGATGTCGTTATTGAAAGATCGAAGGTGGGAGCCGGCCCTGAAGTTTTTATAAAAGCAGATGGTATTAGTAAAGGAGAAATTAATTCAAAAGAAAATCAACTCCCCCCGGGAATGAAAAAGAGGTAG
- a CDS encoding polysaccharide lyase 6 family protein: MKKYIAVILLLQFSARLFAGPVTVTSIDELQQAINRAKPGEEIVLKNGVYAAGANITIACTGTKEKPIIIKAESIGKAEIAGVGGFELIKPATYVIISGFKFTHAASKARSAPGTSFCRWTHNIFEMPGKGEYLTIAGNDHEIDYNTFQNKNSMGRILAIRGEGKQIAERLHIHHNYFYNFPDQGGANGAETLQFGLSGFSLSTSNSVVEYNLFEKCAGENELISVKASGVVLRYNTIRDCPAQFTLRHGNKCQVYSNYFFNTPGLRIYGDDHAIFSNYFENCKPAITIGNGDGEVADGAQLTAHDRPDRVLIAFNTLVNNGENIILQARKNGMGATAITVADNIVQGGLKAVSLMGDLKDPVWKNNLFFEVKQAGDIPASGYQQKDPMLVKGAAGIYRLAKGSPAIGKGDAAYPVVAVDMDGQLRKGKWDIGADQYSDEKMVAHVLSAAEVGATVK, translated from the coding sequence ATGAAAAAATATATAGCAGTTATTTTACTCCTGCAATTTTCGGCCCGGTTGTTTGCCGGCCCGGTTACTGTTACTTCTATCGATGAACTACAACAAGCCATTAACAGGGCGAAACCCGGAGAAGAGATCGTACTCAAAAATGGCGTGTACGCTGCCGGCGCGAATATTACCATTGCCTGCACCGGCACAAAAGAAAAGCCGATCATTATAAAAGCAGAAAGCATTGGGAAGGCTGAAATTGCGGGAGTGGGCGGTTTTGAGCTGATAAAACCCGCAACCTACGTGATCATCAGCGGATTTAAATTTACCCATGCCGCTTCCAAAGCGCGTAGCGCCCCGGGTACTTCCTTTTGCCGTTGGACCCATAATATTTTTGAAATGCCGGGCAAAGGAGAATACCTGACCATTGCCGGTAATGATCATGAAATTGATTATAATACCTTTCAGAACAAAAACTCCATGGGGCGCATATTGGCTATACGGGGAGAAGGAAAACAGATAGCAGAACGCCTCCATATTCATCATAACTATTTCTATAATTTTCCGGATCAGGGCGGGGCAAATGGTGCTGAGACCCTGCAATTCGGATTAAGCGGCTTCAGCCTTTCTACCAGCAATAGTGTGGTGGAATATAATCTTTTTGAAAAGTGCGCGGGAGAAAATGAGCTCATCTCTGTAAAAGCGTCGGGAGTGGTATTGCGCTATAATACGATCCGCGATTGCCCGGCACAGTTTACCCTCCGCCATGGCAACAAATGCCAGGTCTATAGTAACTATTTCTTTAATACTCCGGGACTGCGGATTTATGGCGATGATCATGCTATCTTTAGTAATTATTTTGAAAATTGCAAACCGGCCATTACCATTGGCAATGGCGACGGGGAAGTAGCCGACGGTGCACAACTAACGGCGCATGACCGGCCCGATCGGGTATTGATCGCTTTTAATACACTCGTGAATAACGGAGAGAATATCATATTACAGGCCCGGAAAAACGGAATGGGCGCTACCGCCATTACGGTCGCAGATAATATTGTTCAGGGCGGGCTAAAGGCGGTCTCCCTTATGGGTGATTTAAAAGATCCCGTATGGAAAAATAACCTGTTCTTTGAAGTAAAACAGGCAGGCGACATTCCTGCCTCGGGTTACCAGCAAAAAGACCCGATGTTGGTTAAAGGAGCCGCGGGCATTTACCGCTTGGCAAAAGGAAGTCCGGCTATTGGTAAGGGCGATGCCGCTTATCCGGTAGTAGCTGTCGACATGGATGGCCAATTGCGGAAGGGGAAATGGGATATCGGCGCCGATCAGTATAGTGATGAAAAAATGGTAGCGCATGTCTTAAGTGCAGCGGAAGTAGGAGCGACGGTTAAATAA